The Coregonus clupeaformis isolate EN_2021a chromosome 20, ASM2061545v1, whole genome shotgun sequence genome contains a region encoding:
- the cpt2 gene encoding carnitine O-palmitoyltransferase 2, mitochondrial: MANLLTMQFCTTLRKPGNLKPLRSTSTALTNKRSYSSKDSKDREYLHKSIVPTMHYQKSLPRLPVPKLEDTIKRYLAAQRPLLDDDQFSTTEKLARDFENGVGKQLHKELVAQDKQNKHTSYISAPWFDMYLSARDSVVLNFNPFMSFNPDPKTEYNDQLVRATNMVASAVRFMKTLRAGLLEPEVFHLNPAKSNTDGFKKLIRWVPSSLSWYGAFMVNAYPLDMSQYFRLFNATRIPKQEKDELFTDPKGRHLLVMRGGNMYVFDVVDRDGNLVKPAEIQAHLKHILSDPTPAAAHPLGLLTSENRDTWAGLREKLLAAGNGEVLGLVDSALFCLCLDDESMKDHIHVSHNMLHGDGTNRWYDKSFSIIMAKCGNAAINFEHSWGDGVAVLRFQNEVFKDSTENPLVNPGSQPAAVDSAAAVRRLQFNLDAELENGVTKAKENFHAAVSKLTIDAMQFMKGGKEQLKKKKLSPDAIAQLAFQMGFLRQYGQTVATYESCSTAAFRHGRTETIRPATIHTQRCAQAFVQQPGKHSVEQLIGMLSECSKYHGQLTKEAAMAQGFDRHLFAMKYMANSKGQALHSLYQDPAYAAINHNILSTSTLTSPAVNLGGFAPVVPDGFGVGYGIHDEWIGCNVSSYPERNVHEFLQCVHKSLDDIFSVLEGRPLT, encoded by the exons ATGGCTAATTTGCTCACCATGCAGTTTTGTACCACACTCAGAAAACCTGGGAATCTGAAGCCTCTGAGAAGCACTTCTACAGCACTGACAAACAAACGAAGCTACAGCAGCAAAGATAGCAAAGATAGAGAGTACCTGCATAAAAGCATCGTGCCTACAATGCACTACCAGAAGAGTTTACCCAG GCTACCAGTTCCGAAACTGGAGGATACAATCAAAAGGTATCTGGCTGCTCAGCGGCCTCTTCTTGATGACGACCAGTTCAG TACCACAGAGAAACTGGCCCGTGACTTTGAGAATGGAGTGGGGAAACAACTGCATAAAGAGCTGGTAGCACAAGACAAGCAGAACAAGCACACCAGCTACATATCGG CCCCATGGTTCGACATGTACCTGTCAGCGCGGGACTCTGTAGTGCTGAACTTCAACCCCTTCATGTCCTTCAACCCGGACCCCAAGACAGAGTACAACGACCAGCTAGTGCGAGCCACCAACATGGTGGCTTCCGCTGTGCGCTTCATGAAGACTCTCCGCGCTGGACTCCTGGAGCCCGAGGTGTTCCACCTGAACCCAGCTAAGAGCAACACGGACGGCTTCAAGAAACTCATCCGCTGGgtcccctcctccctgtcctg GTATGGAGCCTTCATGGTGAATGCCTACCCTTTGGACATGTCTCAGTACTTCCGCCTCTTCAATGCGACCCGCATCCCCAAGCAAGAGAAAGACGAGCTTTTCACCGACCCGAAAGGACGCCACCTACTAGTTATGAGGGGAGGCAACATGTACGTGTTTGACGTGGTGGACCGCGATGGGAACCTGGTGAAGCCAGCGGAGATCCAGGCCCACCTGAAGCACATACTGTCGGACCCGACCCCGGCCGCGGCCCACCCCCTGGGCCTGCTGACCAGCGAGAACAGGGACACATGGGCCGGGCTGAGGGAGAAGCTCCTGGCTGCTGGGAACGGAGAG GTGCTGGGTCTGGTGGACAGTGCCCTCTTCTGTCTGTGTCTGGACGACGAGAGCATGAAGGACCACATCCACGTCTCCCACAACATGCTGCATGGGGACGGCACCAACCGCTGGTATGACAAGTCCTTCAGCATCATCATGGCCAAATGCGGAAACGCCGCCATCAACTTCGAGCACTCGTGGGGCGACGGCGTGGCTGTTCTCCGCTTCCAGAACGAGGTGTTCAAGGACTCTACGGAGAACCCACTGGTGAACCCTGGCTCCCAGCCTGCAGCCGTTGACTCAGCCGCCGCCGTGAGGAGACTCCAGTTCAACCTAGACGCAGAGCTAGAGAACGGGGTCACCAAGGCCAAAGAGAACTTCCACGCAGCCGTATCCAAGCTCACCATAGACGCCATGCAGTTCATGAAG GGCGGGAAGGAGCAgttgaagaagaagaagctgaGTCCGGATGCCATTGCTCAGCTTGCGTTCCAGATGGGATTCCTGAGGCAGTATGGGCAGACGGTGGCCACATACGAGTCCTGCAGCACCGCAGCATTCAGACACGGTCGTACAGAGACCATCCGGCCTGCTACCATACACACACAGCGCTGTGCTCAGGCCTTCGTGCAACAGCCAGGAAAACACAGCGTTGAGCAACTGATTGGCATGCTCAGCGAATGCTCCAAATATCACGGGCAGCTCACCAAAGAGGCGGCTATGG CCCAAGGCTTTGACCGGCATCTGTTTGCCATGAAGTACATGGCCAACTCAAAGGGCCAGGCCCTACACAGCCTGTACCAGGACCCAGCCTACGCTGCCATCAACCACAACATCCTCTCCACCAGCACCCTGACCAGCCCTGCCGTTAACCTGGGAGGCTTTGCCCCTGTGGTGCCCGATGGCTTCGGGGTGGGCTACGGCATCCATGATGAGTGGATCGGCTGTAATGTGTCTAGTTACCCAGAGCGTAATGTTCATGAGTTCCTGCAGTGTGTTCATAAGTCTCTAGACGACATTTTCTCTGTTCTGGAAGGAAGGCCTCTCACCTAA